The genomic segment CGTGGATAAAGCCCATATCCAGCATGCGGTCTGCTTCATCCAACACAAAAATTTCAATCTCTTTCAGGTTGATGATACCTTGGCTAATCAAGTCGTTGAGTCTGCCGGGTGTCGCAACGAGGATATCCACACCGCGTTTGAGTTTCTCTTCCTGCGGTTTTTGCGAAACTCCGCCGAAAATAACACAGCATCGCAGCTTTAGGTATGTGCCGTATGCCTCAAAACTTTCGTGGATTTGCAGTGCAAGCTCACGCGTGGGGGTTAAAATGAGCGCACGGATGTGCTGCAATTGCTTAGGGACAGATGTTTCGTTGAGTTTTTGCAATATGGGGATGGCGAACGCCGCAGTTTTGCCTGTACCGGTCTGAGCGCAGCCCACTACATCTCTGCCTGCCAGTACCGGAGGGATTGCCTGTGCCTGTATTGGCGTGGGTTCGGTGTAATTTTGGTTTTCCAATGCCCGTAAAATAGGTGCAATCAGTTTTAAATCTTTAAAATTCATGAATCTCCTTTATTTGTTCAGCAATACTCGCTGTTTAAGTAAATCATATTTGCATACATTACTATCATACCATATTTTTTCAAAATAAAAAAGTATAGCAAAAGCAATCTGTATGCATTAAAACAAGGATAATATTTACAAATGCAGAAGATTATACTATACTAATCTTAGCAGATTAAAGCAAAGATAACGAGGCAGAAAAAACGCGGTTGTGCCCAATAACCGCCGCTTATAACAAAAGCTTCGTCTTAAAGCAGAATTGTACAATTAAAAAGAGAAGCAGTTGGCAATAATAAAACTGTTTCTCTTTTTTGTTTGGGTATCTATTGGAGGAATGAAAATGGGTAGGATTTTAGAAAAAATGGAGCCAAAACAGATTGCACTGGATTTACTGTGTGATGTTGCATGCGGCATACTAAACGGTATTTCGGTTGCTATGTTCACTGCCCCAAATCGTATTGCGCCCGGAGGGGTTACCGGTATTGCAACTATCATTAATTTTCTGTTCGGCTTGCCTATCGGTACGGGTGCAATGCTCATCAATATCCCCCTTTTGCTGGTTGCTTATAAAATATTAGGTAGGCGTTTCACTCTGCTTACCCTCAAATCCACCTTTATTATGTCTTTATTTATCGATTTATGTGCCATGTTTTTACCGCCATATCAGGGTAATTTGCTTTTGGCTGCCATGTTTGGCGGTGCAACGGGCGGTATTGGCTTGGGGCTTGTTTTTATGCGCGGCAGTACAACAGGCGGTACTGATATTTTATGCAGACTTGCCAAGCTCAAATTCCCCCATATGCCCTTTGGCAAGGTACTTTTGGTTTTAGACGGATTTGTTATTGTGGCTGCGGCTGTGGTTTACCAAAATATCGAAAGTGCGCTCTATGCACTCGTCACCATCCTTGCATCATCAAAAATGATTGATATGATTTTGTATGGTTTGGATAAGGGCAAAGTGGTGTATGTTGTATCCGCTTGTAACCGAGAAATCGCAAAAGCAATTATCGAAGAAATGGACCGAAGTGCAACGCTTTTAAAATCGGTAGGTGCGTACTCGCAGAAAGACCAAGAAATGTTAATGTGTGCGGTACGCGATGACCAATACCCACTGCTTAAAAAAATTGTGCTGCAAATCGATAAAAACGCCTTTATGATTGTAGCGGATGCAGGTGAGATTTTGGGTGAAGGGTGGCGGGGAATTGATTCTGAAAAGATATAGACAGAGCACGCAGTTTTTCGCCCTGATGACAGCGGGAAAACAGATTTGCTAAAAACGGCTGATAAGTGCTAAAAAGGACGAATTTCACCTTTTTTTCTCTTTGTAAAAGTAATAACATAATGTTATAATCTTAACAAGCAAATAACTTACAACCCGTATAAAGTTATAAGTTGTCACTGCTGAGCATAAGATGTACATCGGTTCTTATATCATATAAAGGAGGTTTGAGGAAATGCGAACGGTTCTGTCGCAAGAGCTGTATCCGGTATTTTGGCTGATGCTCGGTATTACACTTGCCATTATAGAGGCAACAACCGTGCAGCTGGTGGCAATTTGGTTTTCGCTAGGTGCAGTTGTAACAATTATCCCTGCACTGATGGGTGCGCCTATGTGGGTACAATTGTTTGTATTTGTTGCGGTATCTGCATTGGCAATGCTGGGCACGCGCCCGTTTGTAAAGCGATTTTTAAGCGTAAAGCAAGAGCGCACAAACGCGGACAGAGTAATTGGGCAAACGGGTGTTGTTCTTGAAGAAATTGATAATGACAAAGCACAGGGCAGGGTAAGTGTGATGGGGTTGGATTGGTCTGCCCGATCGGTGGATAATACCGATATCCAAGCTGGTACCAAAGTGAGCATACTCGCCATAGAAGGCGTAAAGTTAATTGTACAAATAAAAAAGACCTCGGATAAAGAGGTACTTAAGGAGGAGTAGTAAATGCCTATTTTTGAATTATTCGGTAGTTTTATTGTACTTGCGGTGGTTTTTGTTATTTTAATCCTGATCGTTTCGTGCATCAAGATTGTTCCACAAGCGATGGTGTATGTTGTGGAAAGATTGGGTGCCTATCATTCAACTTGGGAGACAGGCATTCACTTTAAAGTTCCGTTTTTTGACCGTATTGCCAAAAAGGTATCGCTCAAAGAACAGGTAGTGGATTTTGCACCGCAGCCTGTAATTACAAAAGACAACGTTACGATGCAGATAGATACGGTGGTGTTCTTTCAAATAACCGATGCAAAGCTGTATACATATGGTGTTGAGCGCCCTTTATCTGCCATTGAAAACCTTTCCGCCACCACCCTGCGTAACATAATTGGTGAAATGGAACTGGATAGCACCCTTACCTCGCGCGATGTTATCAACACAAAAATTACCGCAACCCTAGATACCGCAACCGATAAATGGGGCATTAAGGTAAACCGTGTAGAGCTTAAAAACATCCTGCCCCCGCGTGAGATTCAGGACGCAATGGAAAAACAGATGAAAGCAGAACGTGAGCGTCGTGAGTCCATTCTCAGGGCAGAAGGCGAAAAACACAGCCAAATCTTGGTTGCAGAGGGCGAAAAAGAGTCGGCTATCCTGCGTGCGGAGGCAGAAAAAGAATCTGCCGTGCTTCGTGCCGAGGGTGTAAAAGAGCAAAAGATACGTGAGGCACAGGGTGAGGCAGAGGCAATTATTATGGTGCAAAAAGCATTTGCCGATTCGCTGAAAATGCTAAACGATGCAAACCCAAGCCAGCAGGTGCTCGCTATCAAGAGCCTTGAGGCATTTGCAAAAGCGGCAGACGGTAAAGCAACAAAAATTATCATCCCAAGCGAGATACAATCTATGGCAGGGCTGGTAACATCGCTAAAAGAAATTGCATCCGACAGTAAAACGGCACAATAAAAATCAATAAAAAAGGC from the Hydrogenoanaerobacterium saccharovorans genome contains:
- a CDS encoding YitT family protein, yielding MGRILEKMEPKQIALDLLCDVACGILNGISVAMFTAPNRIAPGGVTGIATIINFLFGLPIGTGAMLINIPLLLVAYKILGRRFTLLTLKSTFIMSLFIDLCAMFLPPYQGNLLLAAMFGGATGGIGLGLVFMRGSTTGGTDILCRLAKLKFPHMPFGKVLLVLDGFVIVAAAVVYQNIESALYALVTILASSKMIDMILYGLDKGKVVYVVSACNREIAKAIIEEMDRSATLLKSVGAYSQKDQEMLMCAVRDDQYPLLKKIVLQIDKNAFMIVADAGEILGEGWRGIDSEKI
- a CDS encoding NfeD family protein; this translates as MRTVLSQELYPVFWLMLGITLAIIEATTVQLVAIWFSLGAVVTIIPALMGAPMWVQLFVFVAVSALAMLGTRPFVKRFLSVKQERTNADRVIGQTGVVLEEIDNDKAQGRVSVMGLDWSARSVDNTDIQAGTKVSILAIEGVKLIVQIKKTSDKEVLKEE
- a CDS encoding SPFH domain-containing protein; the encoded protein is MPIFELFGSFIVLAVVFVILILIVSCIKIVPQAMVYVVERLGAYHSTWETGIHFKVPFFDRIAKKVSLKEQVVDFAPQPVITKDNVTMQIDTVVFFQITDAKLYTYGVERPLSAIENLSATTLRNIIGEMELDSTLTSRDVINTKITATLDTATDKWGIKVNRVELKNILPPREIQDAMEKQMKAERERRESILRAEGEKHSQILVAEGEKESAILRAEAEKESAVLRAEGVKEQKIREAQGEAEAIIMVQKAFADSLKMLNDANPSQQVLAIKSLEAFAKAADGKATKIIIPSEIQSMAGLVTSLKEIASDSKTAQ